A single window of Marinilactibacillus sp. Marseille-P9653 DNA harbors:
- a CDS encoding aldo/keto reductase: MKTVKLGNTGMDVTPICLGTMSFGDPDSWIHDWVLKEEDSRKIIKKALDLGINFFDTANIYSKGESEKILGRALKDYADREKIVVASKVYNDMHDGPNANGLSRKAIMHEIDQTLIRLDMDYLDLYIIHRWDYNTPIEETMEALHDLVKSGKVRYIGASAMYTWQFQKAQYVAEKNGWTKFVSMQNHYNLIYREEEREMVPFCEDQNIAITPYSPLASGRLARDWSVQTERSTSDTIQKMKYTSSEEQDKKVVERLSALSEKRGIPRAQIALAWLLQKPQVASTIIGATKEKYLDDSVAALEVKLTKAEIASLEELYVPHEIIGALNDPNN, translated from the coding sequence ATGAAAACAGTCAAATTAGGTAATACGGGTATGGATGTCACACCAATCTGTTTAGGTACCATGAGTTTTGGTGATCCAGATAGCTGGATTCATGATTGGGTATTGAAAGAAGAAGATAGTCGAAAAATAATAAAAAAAGCTTTAGATCTAGGGATCAATTTCTTTGATACAGCTAATATCTATTCAAAAGGAGAAAGTGAAAAAATATTAGGTCGTGCGTTGAAAGATTATGCAGATCGAGAAAAAATTGTAGTAGCTTCTAAAGTTTACAATGATATGCACGATGGTCCTAACGCAAATGGACTTTCAAGAAAAGCGATTATGCATGAGATTGATCAAACACTTATACGCTTGGATATGGACTACCTTGATTTGTATATTATTCATAGATGGGACTATAACACCCCTATTGAAGAAACTATGGAAGCCTTACATGACTTAGTTAAATCTGGAAAAGTGCGCTACATTGGCGCTTCAGCTATGTATACGTGGCAATTTCAGAAAGCTCAGTATGTAGCTGAGAAAAATGGCTGGACAAAATTTGTTTCTATGCAAAATCACTACAATTTAATCTATCGAGAAGAAGAACGGGAAATGGTTCCATTTTGCGAAGATCAAAATATAGCTATAACGCCTTACAGCCCATTAGCTTCTGGACGGTTAGCACGAGATTGGTCTGTACAGACAGAACGAAGCACAAGTGACACGATCCAAAAAATGAAATATACTTCTTCAGAAGAGCAAGATAAAAAAGTTGTAGAAAGACTATCTGCATTATCAGAGAAGCGAGGAATCCCTCGTGCACAGATAGCATTAGCATGGTTGCTTCAAAAACCACAGGTTGCTTCAACGATTATTGGAGCAACTAAAGAAAAGTATTTAGATGATTCTGTAGCAGCGCTAGAAGTTAAACTAACAAAAGCAGAAATAGCTTCTTTAGAAGAGCTTTATGTACCACATGAGATTATTGGTGCATTGAACGACCCTAATAATTAG
- a CDS encoding Mov34/MPN/PAD-1 family protein translates to MIQLKLHDGRIIEIKESSIEVFFKYIQTADKKEAGGVLVGKRLLNNTTIVTFASEPGNLDKRSKFRFRKYPAHHKQFIDQHLNQSDRFMGFVGEWHSHPEPVPTPSQTDYKSWTKIITDNSDTSLLFFIIGTVKIGIFYLDNKTWKNVEFTINDRSDEV, encoded by the coding sequence TTGATACAATTAAAGCTACACGATGGTAGGATTATAGAAATTAAAGAAAGCTCAATAGAAGTTTTCTTTAAGTATATTCAAACAGCCGATAAAAAAGAAGCTGGAGGAGTGTTAGTCGGTAAGCGACTATTAAATAATACTACCATTGTAACTTTCGCTTCAGAACCTGGTAATTTGGATAAAAGAAGTAAGTTTAGGTTTAGAAAATACCCGGCACACCACAAGCAGTTTATTGACCAGCATTTAAATCAGAGTGACCGATTCATGGGGTTTGTAGGAGAATGGCATAGTCACCCAGAACCCGTACCTACTCCGTCTCAAACAGACTACAAATCTTGGACAAAGATAATAACTGATAACAGTGATACTTCATTGCTCTTTTTTATTATAGGTACAGTTAAAATTGGAATTTTTTACCTAGATAATAAGACATGGAAAAACGTAGAATTCACAATTAATGATAGGAGTGATGAAGTATGA
- a CDS encoding nucleotidyltransferase yields MSNLQMSFNKFHENIRLELDDKDTLREKRSEVEEVIQDNIQLNFKYSFFDQGSYSTHTGIKPLTNEDYDIDRGMIIQATEDELSPGTAKKAVFDALIMQYGEENVRVKVPCITVEFPKDNVHVDIAIYREENDSLYLCKGKLKSQPENKCWEIADPKSLKEKINKAQNTEEDRKQFRRIIRYLKRWKDLKFKGQDNRPTGIGISVFAIDKFTPEYLFDSITYENKYDDALCLKKFVNKMINGFSWESGEEDVYERLKVFLPTEPYSDVYQKVSENQMRDFKKKLTSLHEALEEALNMSDLHESTTLLQKYFGEDFEITSQEKTAKAFNQTAVISDTPSA; encoded by the coding sequence ATGTCGAATTTGCAAATGTCTTTTAATAAGTTTCATGAAAATATTAGGCTAGAACTTGATGATAAAGATACATTGCGTGAAAAGAGAAGCGAAGTTGAAGAAGTTATACAAGATAATATTCAATTAAATTTTAAGTATAGTTTTTTTGATCAAGGAAGTTACTCAACTCACACAGGAATAAAACCTTTGACTAACGAAGATTATGATATAGATAGAGGAATGATTATCCAAGCTACTGAAGATGAACTGAGTCCAGGTACAGCAAAAAAAGCAGTTTTTGATGCCCTTATAATGCAATACGGAGAGGAAAACGTTAGAGTAAAAGTGCCTTGCATAACAGTTGAGTTTCCGAAAGACAATGTACATGTGGATATAGCTATTTATCGTGAAGAGAATGATAGTCTTTATTTATGTAAAGGAAAATTAAAAAGTCAACCAGAAAACAAATGTTGGGAAATTGCTGATCCTAAAAGTTTGAAAGAAAAGATCAACAAAGCACAAAATACTGAGGAAGATAGAAAACAATTTCGTCGAATCATTCGTTATCTTAAAAGATGGAAAGACTTAAAGTTTAAAGGACAAGATAATCGACCTACGGGTATTGGTATTTCTGTATTTGCGATTGACAAATTTACTCCAGAATATTTATTTGATAGCATTACTTATGAAAACAAATATGATGATGCTCTCTGTTTAAAAAAGTTTGTAAATAAAATGATAAACGGATTTTCTTGGGAGTCAGGAGAAGAAGATGTGTACGAACGGCTTAAAGTATTCTTGCCCACAGAGCCGTATTCAGATGTATATCAGAAGGTCTCAGAAAATCAGATGAGAGACTTCAAAAAGAAGTTAACCTCTTTACATGAAGCATTAGAAGAAGCTTTAAATATGTCGGATTTGCATGAATCTACTACACTGTTGCAAAAATATTTCGGAGAAGATTTTGAAATCACTTCTCAGGAAAAGACTGCCAAAGCGTTTAACCAAACCGCTGTTATTAGTGATACTCCAAGCGCATAA
- a CDS encoding MerR family transcriptional regulator, which translates to MNISEVSILLDITASTIRYYEKINLIPPITRNSAGIRTFTEEDIKWVEFAKCMRSVGLPIDNLKEYTQLVRQGADEALEKRKQILLESQQSMLKKKEEIESVLERLEDKINDYEDRLSKKEKDMKNLIK; encoded by the coding sequence ATGAATATTTCAGAAGTATCCATCCTTTTAGATATTACAGCTTCAACCATACGTTACTATGAGAAAATCAATTTGATTCCACCGATTACTAGAAATAGTGCAGGAATTCGTACATTTACAGAAGAAGATATAAAATGGGTAGAGTTTGCGAAATGTATGCGTTCTGTGGGATTACCTATTGATAACTTAAAAGAATATACACAATTAGTTAGACAAGGAGCCGACGAAGCGTTAGAAAAAAGGAAGCAAATACTTTTAGAATCCCAGCAAAGTATGTTAAAAAAGAAAGAAGAAATAGAAAGTGTGTTAGAACGTTTAGAAGACAAAATAAATGATTATGAAGATAGATTATCAAAAAAAGAAAAAGACATGAAAAATCTTATTAAGTAA
- a CDS encoding S9 family peptidase, protein MNYLEELLVTSNRSKNMYAYLKKTYGKDQIVVKNIEHKIIGSLFRQNVLSIHWVKNSLLIQTKDKIIIYDPKKGKISIFKNISLIIEKIVYSYKTWKFIIEVINNDESIHIFLVNLEDNNISKLICLRNKDKISLYCNMDKPLKKIVKNYIYKRTEQNKYQRIDSCFDKNYSYIVENGTIYKLNGFIDRYVYMQDDIVLSIGNFITPTQIMLFSDFLEFRKDIKKDGFSHKWINGIPVYDNELIAEETIVFLHGGPNSSFLPLFDYLIYYLSNIKKRRIILLNYPGSTGYSKAYQTSLYGNGGRIDLDSIMSVILSLKINTEACIVIGESYGGYLATMLAFTSELTFNKCVSINGFTDLFFQYIFSPARQVILKYFDISDRAHVKNVNPIELAKHKKITQELIFLHSTNDKICPIGQIQELLKTYKETFSDVHCNQLSLEKIDDISHEQFDINERIKLTSKLITVLEK, encoded by the coding sequence ATGAATTACTTAGAAGAATTACTGGTTACTTCAAATAGGTCAAAAAATATGTATGCTTATTTGAAAAAAACTTATGGTAAAGACCAAATCGTAGTTAAGAATATAGAACATAAAATTATCGGATCACTTTTTCGTCAAAACGTATTAAGTATTCATTGGGTTAAAAATTCATTGTTGATACAGACTAAAGATAAAATTATAATATATGATCCAAAAAAAGGGAAAATAAGTATTTTTAAAAATATTTCATTAATTATTGAAAAAATCGTCTATTCATATAAAACATGGAAATTTATTATAGAAGTTATTAATAACGATGAGTCGATTCATATTTTCTTAGTAAACTTAGAAGACAATAACATTAGCAAACTCATATGCTTAAGAAATAAAGATAAAATTAGTCTATATTGTAATATGGATAAACCTTTGAAAAAAATAGTAAAAAATTATATTTATAAACGAACAGAACAGAACAAGTACCAAAGAATTGATTCTTGTTTTGATAAGAATTACTCGTATATAGTCGAAAATGGCACTATCTATAAACTTAACGGATTTATAGATAGATATGTATATATGCAGGACGATATCGTGTTATCGATAGGGAATTTTATTACCCCTACTCAAATAATGCTATTTTCTGATTTTTTAGAATTTCGAAAAGATATAAAAAAAGATGGTTTTTCTCATAAATGGATTAACGGAATTCCCGTCTACGATAACGAACTAATAGCTGAAGAAACAATAGTATTTTTGCACGGAGGCCCTAACAGCTCTTTTCTTCCTTTGTTTGATTACTTAATTTATTATTTATCAAACATAAAAAAACGAAGAATAATACTTTTAAATTATCCTGGTTCTACAGGATATTCTAAGGCGTACCAAACATCTTTATATGGAAATGGGGGACGGATTGACCTAGATAGTATTATGTCAGTAATTTTGTCTTTAAAAATAAATACAGAAGCGTGTATAGTAATTGGAGAAAGCTATGGAGGGTATCTAGCAACAATGCTAGCTTTCACTTCAGAGCTAACTTTCAATAAGTGTGTTAGTATTAATGGATTTACGGACCTTTTTTTCCAATATATATTTTCTCCGGCAAGACAAGTAATTCTTAAGTATTTTGATATTTCAGATAGAGCTCATGTCAAGAACGTTAATCCAATTGAACTAGCTAAACATAAAAAAATTACTCAAGAATTAATCTTTTTACATTCTACAAATGACAAAATATGCCCCATAGGTCAAATTCAGGAACTTCTAAAAACATATAAAGAAACATTTAGTGACGTGCATTGCAATCAGCTTAGTTTAGAAAAAATTGACGATATTTCGCATGAACAATTTGATATAAACGAAAGAATTAAGTTGACGTCAAAATTAATTACAGTTTTGGAGAAGTGA
- a CDS encoding Abi family protein: MFTYKTLEYVDFLFKEKDKIKLKPTTKPYDVKKFKSTNDLIKHLNTADWNPISFNKDEYREACVFLKYTNYYYFSIYRKQLPRINSRRYTFSEVMSLYNFDQWLREELNKVTGVIEIMLRSTLTRELGNNYTGELEKAELYLDPNIYNSQKSYRESLSMIEHRISASKSEPIMHHKNNKDYSIPLWVLVDELTFGELCRFVESLDEGYRNYWIINAFPKKHMKKYIFSWFRVAWYMRNVCAHYSRIYGRYFTAVRPQLMKQEKKLAGKKGDDNQDLFAYLLAFKHLVSFNNHYKRKGWNEFIDQLENRIDTYPELILCSKMGFPENWKVLLSI, encoded by the coding sequence ATGTTTACCTATAAAACTTTAGAGTATGTAGATTTTTTATTTAAAGAAAAAGATAAAATTAAATTAAAACCGACAACGAAACCTTACGATGTGAAAAAATTTAAGAGTACTAATGATTTAATAAAACATTTAAATACTGCTGATTGGAATCCTATTTCTTTTAATAAGGATGAATATAGAGAAGCTTGTGTATTTTTAAAATATACAAACTACTACTATTTTTCAATATATAGAAAGCAATTACCTAGAATAAATAGTAGAAGATACACATTTTCTGAAGTTATGAGTTTGTATAATTTTGATCAATGGTTAAGAGAAGAACTTAACAAAGTTACTGGAGTTATAGAAATCATGTTACGTTCAACATTGACTCGTGAATTAGGAAACAACTATACAGGGGAATTAGAGAAAGCAGAGCTCTATTTAGATCCAAACATATATAATTCGCAAAAATCATATAGGGAAAGTTTAAGTATGATAGAACACAGAATCAGTGCGAGTAAATCAGAACCGATCATGCATCATAAAAATAACAAAGACTATAGTATTCCTCTGTGGGTATTAGTGGACGAACTTACTTTTGGAGAATTGTGTCGATTTGTTGAAAGTTTAGATGAAGGATATCGTAATTATTGGATTATTAATGCTTTTCCTAAAAAACATATGAAAAAGTATATTTTCAGTTGGTTTCGTGTCGCTTGGTATATGAGAAATGTTTGTGCTCACTACTCTAGAATATATGGTAGATACTTTACCGCTGTTAGACCACAGCTTATGAAGCAAGAAAAAAAATTAGCAGGAAAAAAAGGTGACGATAATCAAGATTTATTTGCTTACTTATTGGCGTTCAAGCATCTAGTTAGTTTTAACAATCACTATAAAAGAAAAGGCTGGAACGAATTTATAGATCAATTAGAAAATAGGATAGATACTTATCCAGAACTGATTTTGTGCAGTAAGATGGGATTTCCAGAAAATTGGAAAGTGCTTCTATCGATTTAA
- a CDS encoding arginine deiminase, translated as MSKDFNTVVNHLQGNISDISSYLSNPEKFLSKYDLSAAERNALLSKDIDALTTLGVEDELVAGVMSSPWMHSQRCTIRP; from the coding sequence ATGTCAAAAGATTTCAATACCGTTGTTAATCATCTGCAAGGAAATATTTCTGATATTAGCTCTTACTTATCCAATCCAGAAAAATTTCTTTCTAAGTATGATTTGTCCGCTGCTGAGAGAAATGCTTTACTCTCAAAAGATATTGATGCTTTAACTACTTTAGGAGTTGAAGATGAACTTGTTGCCGGAGTAATGTCTTCACCATGGATGCACTCACAACGTTGTACAATTAGACCGTAG
- a CDS encoding protein kinase produces the protein MENILILNQNKSIGLDKQYEEIFKKNNLIIEDGIWIYSSVSYNLDQTGYKIHLSATPTNILAIAEIVINYFKEKDISYKMIKSINDLILLNKGNYGYSQIGKAFTVYPKDTNHFKKTIFDLHLLTKQFRSIQIPSDFRFLNSEIVYYRFGELLSGNTQSDDSRTRILPLESDYTLPYHNIKRYSELPDYLTPIKSLGGSGKSSIILVFNSNEQEYMTLKIGRRLGNIEDSLVDSSERVAWEYYVLNDLSELTHLVNPVDIFYLNEDVCLLEEYIPGSSLFELVYKKQELNGTNVSLICKQLLSAVKEIHEKNYIIGDLSLGNIIFNGRQIKIIDTEYFFKKNTDFYYLEDYKQGTLGFWTSKYKDKNRDLYAVIKIFYFLCNPKEYLELAANNRELSIKEMDNIDSLSNDYLTDFFGIPMDKLFTYSYESILYEIEKRISKFHVDNYL, from the coding sequence ATGGAGAATATTTTAATCCTTAACCAAAATAAGTCAATCGGTTTAGATAAGCAGTATGAGGAAATTTTTAAAAAAAATAACTTAATAATTGAAGATGGCATTTGGATCTATTCAAGTGTTTCTTATAATCTTGATCAGACTGGTTATAAAATACATTTATCTGCAACTCCCACAAATATTTTAGCGATAGCTGAGATTGTAATTAACTATTTTAAAGAAAAAGATATTTCATATAAGATGATAAAATCAATTAATGACCTGATATTATTAAACAAAGGTAACTATGGGTATTCGCAAATCGGTAAAGCATTTACTGTTTACCCAAAAGATACCAACCACTTTAAAAAAACTATATTCGATCTTCATTTGCTTACTAAGCAGTTTAGATCTATTCAGATACCATCAGATTTCAGATTTTTAAATAGTGAAATTGTTTACTACCGATTTGGAGAATTACTAAGTGGGAATACTCAAAGTGATGATTCAAGAACTCGTATTCTACCTTTAGAATCTGATTATACATTGCCGTACCACAATATTAAGAGATACTCAGAGCTCCCAGACTATTTAACCCCTATAAAGAGCCTAGGAGGATCTGGTAAATCTAGCATTATTCTTGTATTCAATTCAAATGAACAAGAATATATGACATTGAAGATTGGTCGAAGACTGGGTAATATTGAGGACAGTTTAGTTGATTCCTCTGAAAGGGTAGCCTGGGAATATTATGTTTTGAATGATTTATCCGAATTAACTCATCTAGTGAATCCTGTAGACATATTCTATTTAAATGAAGATGTATGTTTATTAGAAGAATATATTCCAGGTAGCTCACTATTTGAACTAGTATATAAAAAACAAGAGCTAAATGGTACAAATGTATCTCTCATTTGCAAACAACTTCTTTCTGCAGTCAAAGAGATACATGAAAAGAACTATATTATAGGAGATTTGTCTCTTGGTAATATTATTTTTAACGGTAGACAAATCAAGATAATTGATACCGAGTATTTCTTTAAAAAAAATACAGACTTTTATTATTTAGAAGATTATAAACAAGGTACATTGGGATTTTGGACATCGAAATACAAAGACAAAAATAGAGACCTATACGCCGTAATAAAAATTTTTTATTTTTTATGTAATCCTAAAGAATATCTGGAACTAGCAGCAAACAATCGAGAACTGTCAATAAAAGAAATGGATAATATTGATAGTTTATCAAATGATTATTTAACTGACTTTTTTGGTATTCCAATGGATAAACTATTTACTTATTCATATGAATCAATTTTATATGAAATTGAAAAAAGAATTAGTAAATTTCATGTAGATAATTACCTTTAA
- a CDS encoding acyltransferase: MKNKSIRKDLFFWFSKIWIQLVILLITPLVVSLVVGNTLTSTEISKISTRNYFLRTIYELFTDKGIASFIMIFIITFSTIFIFLRNMNKDSLLNDGQNIYMHDQYIRLWIASKLLGYSKLYLVGVSLPLQFKLILEGTFKEYTSESSTTNYVILNGEIIVDDSEMVKKNNEDCPLVLLICDTYDIENEQIVEPYKKYPRVKISSPNTDDGIRYDNPELVVVVRKITQQYISQFPEIIVLATMNPKNSMKIIGDSFAQSGRNGFKKITVLQMGENRKYLDEYIVFEK; the protein is encoded by the coding sequence ATGAAAAATAAAAGTATACGAAAAGATCTCTTTTTTTGGTTTTCCAAAATATGGATTCAATTAGTCATTTTATTGATAACGCCTCTAGTTGTTAGTTTAGTAGTAGGAAATACGTTAACTTCTACGGAGATATCAAAGATATCTACAAGAAATTATTTTCTTAGAACTATATATGAACTCTTTACTGATAAAGGGATTGCTTCTTTTATTATGATATTCATAATTACTTTTTCTACAATCTTTATTTTTTTGAGAAACATGAACAAGGATTCTTTATTAAATGACGGACAAAATATTTATATGCATGATCAGTATATTAGACTATGGATTGCTTCAAAATTACTCGGATATAGTAAATTATATTTGGTAGGAGTTTCTCTACCATTACAATTTAAATTGATATTAGAAGGAACATTTAAAGAATATACATCGGAGAGTTCTACAACTAATTACGTGATCCTTAATGGAGAAATTATTGTCGATGACTCTGAAATGGTTAAAAAAAATAATGAAGATTGTCCATTGGTATTACTTATTTGCGATACTTACGACATAGAAAATGAACAAATAGTAGAACCGTACAAAAAATATCCAAGAGTAAAAATCTCTTCTCCCAATACAGATGACGGCATTCGTTACGATAATCCAGAATTAGTAGTTGTAGTTAGAAAAATTACCCAACAGTATATATCTCAATTTCCTGAAATTATAGTACTAGCGACTATGAATCCGAAAAATAGTATGAAAATTATTGGAGATTCATTTGCACAATCTGGAAGAAATGGATTCAAAAAAATTACAGTATTGCAGATGGGTGAAAACCGTAAATATTTAGATGAATATATTGTCTTTGAAAAGTAG
- a CDS encoding tyrosine-type recombinase/integrase, producing MSTSSPVKDQEKLRELKSLWGKTSKKYVLIDFMLNTGLRVSDVLSTKVGTVLHGEYIGIEQKTKKPKRFQLNAGIQLIIRDYVMTNQLTEDDYLFPSNKNPEQPISRYQAFRIVQESGDLIGLKLSPHSLRKTFGYLHYKRTNDVSLLMKVFNHSSPAVTLAYIGLDEETMQNEIYNHYI from the coding sequence ATGAGTACTTCGAGTCCAGTGAAAGACCAAGAAAAATTGAGAGAATTGAAAAGTTTGTGGGGAAAGACCTCTAAAAAATATGTTTTGATCGATTTTATGTTGAATACCGGTCTGCGTGTCTCTGACGTGTTGTCGACCAAAGTTGGGACCGTCTTACATGGAGAGTATATCGGAATCGAACAAAAAACGAAAAAACCGAAAAGATTCCAGTTGAACGCAGGAATCCAACTGATTATCAGAGATTATGTAATGACCAACCAACTAACAGAAGACGATTACTTGTTTCCGAGCAATAAAAATCCTGAACAACCCATCAGCCGTTATCAGGCTTTTCGGATTGTCCAGGAATCTGGAGATCTTATTGGATTGAAGTTGTCCCCTCATAGTTTGCGCAAAACTTTCGGGTATCTTCATTATAAGCGGACCAATGATGTGAGTTTGTTGATGAAGGTCTTTAACCATTCTAGTCCAGCGGTCACATTAGCCTATATAGGGCTAGACGAGGAAACTATGCAAAACGAGATTTATAACCATTATATATAA
- a CDS encoding ThiF family adenylyltransferase, which yields MTDFKQVIEKYYGEVLQFKEQKNLTCFLYEYEALNKKVTLRIEISDRFPNEIPEIFVHKYEDSLDFFSHVESEGKVCYFPTDNIVFDNTKPEQLIIECLNQVLKIIETWKTQEMENELRREFLSYWSYLWNKSKSRSICTLYSVLGDSIQECEIIRSKSRNFLFSKKDNKKQEILNIVLGENHDRNKLKKETALYLPIRENNNIIPPNPKKELKIEDVKNIIDGNLRSSVKKQYKRWLKRTKKSFWLFVGIPISSGNTIVIGFFVKNHGNNNPLKKNDHSHKVIPLLIKRADSQYQINRTSQNHSLDKAKIAIIGLGSVGSIVANHLSKMGAKSLLLVDNDSIEVENISRHLLGFDSLSKGDGSKVEALQNYIEKQNPNINIDVESLSFQKMIEVDPSSFDDIDIIVSCTGDTMTNIYIDNFFKEMNKPLVFGWLDPYGIGSHCLIAKAQNPGCYGCLNYGSEGLCSNRASFAEPGQNFQKNLASCGSSFIPYNYIASNSAANLVCEGVLRVIEGEVDSNNLLTSSIGRTNQFLKEGFKLSKRHKICTEVPEKLETKFVVSEYCPFCGEAS from the coding sequence ATGACTGATTTTAAGCAAGTGATAGAAAAGTATTATGGAGAAGTTCTTCAATTTAAAGAACAAAAAAATTTAACTTGTTTTCTATATGAGTATGAAGCTTTAAATAAAAAAGTTACTTTGCGAATTGAAATATCAGATAGATTTCCCAATGAGATACCTGAAATTTTTGTGCACAAATATGAAGATAGTTTAGATTTCTTTTCTCATGTGGAGAGTGAGGGAAAAGTTTGTTACTTTCCAACTGATAATATCGTGTTTGATAACACCAAGCCGGAACAGTTAATTATAGAATGTTTAAATCAAGTGCTAAAAATTATTGAAACATGGAAAACTCAAGAGATGGAAAATGAATTACGAAGAGAATTTCTTTCTTATTGGAGTTATTTATGGAATAAGAGTAAGAGTCGTAGTATTTGCACATTATACTCAGTACTTGGAGACTCGATACAAGAGTGTGAAATAATAAGAAGCAAAAGTCGTAATTTTTTATTTAGTAAAAAAGATAATAAAAAACAAGAAATTTTGAATATCGTTTTAGGAGAAAATCACGATAGAAATAAATTAAAAAAAGAAACTGCACTATATCTTCCTATAAGGGAAAACAACAATATCATACCTCCTAATCCAAAAAAAGAATTAAAAATAGAAGATGTAAAAAATATAATTGATGGAAATTTAAGGTCATCAGTGAAGAAACAATATAAAAGATGGTTAAAGAGGACAAAAAAAAGTTTTTGGCTCTTTGTAGGTATTCCTATTAGTTCTGGTAATACTATCGTAATAGGTTTTTTTGTGAAAAATCATGGCAATAATAACCCTTTAAAGAAAAATGATCATTCTCACAAAGTAATACCTTTGCTTATAAAAAGGGCTGATAGTCAGTATCAGATTAATAGAACTTCTCAAAATCACTCATTAGATAAAGCAAAAATAGCAATAATTGGCTTGGGTTCAGTAGGATCTATAGTAGCAAACCATCTTTCAAAAATGGGTGCCAAATCACTATTGTTAGTTGATAATGATTCGATAGAAGTGGAAAATATTTCAAGGCATTTGCTTGGTTTTGATAGTTTGTCAAAAGGGGACGGATCAAAAGTAGAAGCCCTTCAAAATTATATCGAAAAGCAAAATCCTAATATTAATATAGACGTGGAAAGTTTAAGTTTTCAAAAAATGATTGAGGTAGATCCTTCTTCTTTTGATGATATAGATATCATAGTATCCTGTACTGGAGATACTATGACTAATATTTATATTGATAACTTCTTTAAGGAAATGAATAAACCTTTAGTATTCGGATGGCTTGATCCATATGGTATTGGAAGCCATTGTTTGATAGCAAAAGCGCAAAATCCTGGGTGCTATGGATGTTTAAACTATGGTAGTGAAGGATTATGTAGCAATAGAGCATCCTTTGCTGAACCTGGACAAAACTTCCAAAAAAATTTAGCGAGCTGTGGTTCTTCATTTATACCTTACAACTATATAGCTAGTAACTCGGCTGCTAATCTTGTGTGTGAAGGAGTTTTAAGAGTGATCGAAGGGGAAGTAGATAGCAATAATTTATTGACTTCAAGTATTGGTCGGACTAACCAGTTTTTGAAGGAAGGGTTTAAGTTAAGCAAGCGACATAAAATTTGTACTGAAGTACCAGAAAAACTAGAAACAAAGTTCGTTGTTTCTGAATATTGTCCTTTTTGTGGTGAGGCGAGTTGA
- a CDS encoding BRCT domain-containing protein, whose amino-acid sequence MIRNETVVFTGKLASMTRKQAQNLVRSLGGQVQYSVSQKTTLLVIGRSNLDLFEPDSRSLKLKHAEELQNRGLELKKIIEDEFIRLAIIQLQSKINR is encoded by the coding sequence ATGATTCGAAACGAAACGGTTGTGTTCACAGGAAAATTAGCTAGTATGACTAGAAAACAGGCACAGAATTTGGTTCGATCTTTAGGCGGACAGGTCCAGTATAGTGTATCTCAAAAGACAACTCTTTTAGTGATTGGAAGAAGTAACCTAGATCTTTTCGAGCCGGACTCTCGATCATTAAAACTTAAACATGCTGAAGAACTTCAAAACAGAGGGTTAGAACTTAAAAAAATAATAGAAGACGAATTTATTAGACTGGCCATTATCCAATTACAATCCAAAATCAATAGATGA